The proteins below come from a single Chryseobacterium sp. MA9 genomic window:
- a CDS encoding efflux RND transporter periplasmic adaptor subunit: MNKTITISLLSILLTASCKEEKKESKPFETTDIIAVKTASVGSLALASNINASGLVTTENETTYSFKIGGVVNGIFVEEGQFFRKGQLLATLDETEIRSGLNQSDLNVQKYERDYRRATNLYKDSVYTLEQVQNTKTGLDIARKQKDAVAFNARYAKIYATADGFVSQKVAGKGEIVGPGSPVLMINETSNNNNYLLKVGLTDTEWASVKIGQKAVVTLDGYPGKSFDAFIFRKSQAADMALGSFQVELKLTMNDSKPAVGMFGKAEIKTDHSEDFIMVPYNSLIEADGNKAFVFVVENNKVKKRPITIARFENDKVFVKDGLQKNNKIVISNSAYLNEQSTIKIIN; encoded by the coding sequence ATGAATAAAACCATAACCATATCCTTGCTTTCAATCTTACTGACAGCTTCCTGCAAAGAAGAAAAAAAAGAGTCAAAACCATTTGAAACAACTGATATAATTGCCGTAAAAACAGCGTCTGTAGGATCATTGGCTCTTGCTTCAAACATCAATGCCTCCGGTTTGGTAACCACAGAAAATGAAACCACCTATTCCTTTAAAATAGGAGGAGTTGTGAACGGAATTTTTGTGGAGGAAGGACAGTTTTTCAGAAAAGGTCAGCTACTGGCCACTTTGGACGAGACAGAGATTCGTTCAGGCCTCAATCAGTCGGATTTAAATGTGCAGAAATACGAACGTGATTACAGACGCGCCACCAACTTATATAAAGACAGCGTGTATACCTTGGAGCAGGTTCAGAACACCAAGACCGGACTGGATATCGCCCGTAAACAGAAAGATGCGGTTGCATTCAATGCCAGATATGCGAAAATTTATGCAACCGCGGACGGTTTCGTTTCCCAAAAAGTGGCCGGTAAAGGTGAGATTGTAGGACCAGGCTCACCGGTTCTCATGATTAATGAAACTTCCAACAATAATAATTATCTATTGAAAGTAGGACTTACCGATACCGAATGGGCTTCTGTAAAGATCGGACAAAAAGCAGTGGTTACACTGGATGGTTATCCCGGCAAAAGTTTCGATGCCTTTATTTTCAGGAAGTCGCAGGCAGCTGATATGGCGCTTGGCTCTTTTCAGGTGGAGCTTAAACTGACGATGAATGACAGCAAGCCCGCAGTAGGAATGTTTGGAAAAGCCGAGATTAAGACTGATCATTCGGAAGATTTTATAATGGTTCCCTACAATTCCTTAATTGAAGCTGACGGGAATAAAGCTTTCGTTTTTGTGGTTGAAAATAACAAAGTGAAGAAAAGACCTATTACGATTGCCAGATTTGAAAATGATAAAGTGTTTGTAAAGGACGGACTTCAAAAGAACAATAAAATTGTGATCTCCAACAGTGCTTATCTGAATGAGCAATCAACTATTAAAATTATTAATTAA
- a CDS encoding TolC family protein, producing MKKLSMLLLICLGCITYSQTNLDRYIEIGLENNEVIKQRNFDINKSLYALQEAKSLFSPSVALITNYTIADGGRTIDIPIGDMLNPVYSTLNQITNSNAFPSLENQSVLINPNNFYDIKLHTTMPLLNYEIIYNKKIKTQQAGLQKIELEIYRRELVKDIKIAYYKYLQSLEGIRIYQNALLMVKENQRVNRALFKNDKINRTAVLRSDNEVTRIQANLETAINTSKNAQAYFNFLLNQKLDTEIETDEIIEIPTELLSENTENKEELQKLNQAKEINENVYQLTRSSWFPKLSGFADLGFQDFDFRVDKTSRYYFAGLSLEWNIFSGNKNKYKLKQVDEESKKLDSQINNAKQQLLLQFQVSQNNLKSALEQYESDSKQKETATKYNDDVTKLYKEGLAIYIELLDAQNQVVNTQLNTNIALYNSWIAFAELERANATFNLNQ from the coding sequence ATGAAAAAACTGTCAATGTTATTACTGATTTGTTTAGGATGCATCACATATTCCCAAACTAACCTTGATCGATACATCGAAATCGGTCTTGAAAATAATGAAGTTATCAAACAAAGAAATTTTGATATCAATAAAAGCCTGTATGCTTTACAGGAAGCTAAGTCACTGTTTTCACCTTCGGTAGCTTTAATAACCAATTACACGATTGCCGACGGTGGAAGAACGATTGATATTCCTATCGGGGATATGCTGAATCCTGTGTACAGCACCTTGAATCAGATCACCAATTCCAACGCTTTTCCTTCGCTGGAGAATCAGTCGGTGCTGATTAATCCTAATAATTTCTATGACATAAAGCTTCATACGACAATGCCGCTTTTGAATTATGAGATTATTTACAACAAAAAGATTAAAACACAGCAAGCGGGTTTACAAAAAATTGAACTGGAAATTTACCGGCGCGAATTGGTAAAGGATATCAAGATTGCATACTATAAATACTTGCAATCTTTAGAAGGTATCAGAATTTATCAGAATGCTTTATTGATGGTGAAGGAAAATCAGAGAGTGAACAGAGCGCTTTTTAAGAATGACAAAATCAATCGTACAGCAGTACTGAGAAGTGATAATGAAGTAACAAGAATTCAGGCTAATCTCGAAACCGCCATCAATACAAGCAAAAATGCCCAGGCTTACTTTAATTTTCTGTTGAATCAGAAGCTGGATACTGAGATTGAAACCGATGAAATTATAGAAATTCCGACAGAATTGCTCTCGGAAAATACAGAAAACAAGGAAGAATTGCAGAAGCTGAATCAGGCTAAAGAGATCAATGAAAATGTGTATCAGCTGACAAGATCCAGTTGGTTTCCAAAACTAAGCGGCTTCGCAGATCTCGGTTTTCAGGATTTTGATTTCAGGGTTGATAAGACTTCACGCTATTATTTTGCAGGTCTGAGCCTGGAATGGAATATTTTTTCAGGTAATAAAAACAAATACAAACTGAAACAGGTAGATGAAGAAAGTAAAAAATTAGATTCTCAGATCAATAATGCCAAACAGCAGTTGCTACTCCAGTTTCAGGTTTCTCAAAATAATTTAAAATCCGCTTTGGAACAGTATGAATCTGACAGTAAACAGAAAGAGACCGCTACAAAATACAATGATGATGTCACCAAATTATACAAAGAAGGTTTAGCGATCTACATCGAATTGCTGGATGCCCAAAATCAGGTCGTCAACACACAGCTTAATACCAACATTGCCCTTTACAATTCATGGATTGCCTTCGCAGAGCTGGAAAGAGCCAATGCCACTTTCAATCTTAATCAATAA
- a CDS encoding TetR/AcrR family transcriptional regulator, whose protein sequence is MSISERKQKEKEALRLLILNGAKRLFVEKGIEYTTIRNIADEINYSVGTVYVYFKDKNAIFHDLHSIGFQELGGYFRDLVSEEDPLLRLRKMGFVYMKFAMENSEMYDLMFNLRAPMDYLETQKNQLWSEGNETFGYVKKTVEDCMQEGHFKEHNSEALSFLIWSLVHGMCCLEIRQRTKGVKFSSPDTIMAEGYNEFLKMLEKL, encoded by the coding sequence ATGAGCATAAGTGAAAGAAAACAAAAAGAAAAGGAAGCTTTAAGATTACTCATTCTTAATGGTGCAAAAAGACTTTTTGTGGAAAAAGGAATAGAGTATACCACCATAAGAAATATTGCTGATGAAATAAATTACAGTGTAGGTACTGTTTATGTTTATTTTAAAGATAAGAATGCTATTTTTCATGATCTGCATTCCATAGGATTTCAGGAATTGGGTGGATACTTCAGAGATTTAGTCAGTGAAGAAGATCCGTTATTGAGGCTTCGAAAAATGGGATTTGTCTACATGAAGTTTGCAATGGAAAATTCTGAGATGTATGATCTTATGTTCAACCTGAGAGCACCAATGGATTATCTTGAAACACAGAAAAATCAGCTGTGGTCTGAAGGAAATGAAACTTTTGGGTATGTTAAAAAGACGGTGGAAGATTGTATGCAAGAAGGTCATTTTAAGGAGCATAACTCAGAAGCATTATCTTTTTTGATCTGGAGTCTTGTGCACGGTATGTGCTGTCTGGAAATCCGCCAAAGAACAAAAGGTGTAAAATTCAGCAGTCCGGACACCATTATGGCGGAAGGGTATAACGAATTTTTGAAAATGCTGGAAAAGCTATAA
- a CDS encoding SDR family NAD(P)-dependent oxidoreductase — protein MSKLKNKVAVITGAAKGIGASIAKHFAHEGAKVVVNYASSKEAADSVVKEITDHGGIAIAVQANISNEADVNRLFEETKKNFGTLDILVNNAVFQQFLPIEQVSAEAFHQHFNVNVLGSVLTIQASLKLFGDKGGNIINISSGASKSPMAGVSLYSSTKAALDAITISLSKELGPKNVRINSILPGATETEGAVSAGVTKGSDYEKMFVANTPLGRRGQPEDIAKAAVFLASDDAAWITGEQISVSGGMFGF, from the coding sequence ATGAGTAAATTAAAAAACAAAGTAGCAGTAATAACTGGTGCAGCAAAAGGAATAGGTGCTTCAATCGCAAAACATTTTGCCCATGAAGGAGCAAAGGTCGTTGTAAATTATGCTTCAAGCAAAGAAGCAGCGGATAGTGTAGTAAAGGAGATAACAGATCATGGAGGCATAGCCATTGCAGTACAGGCCAATATATCCAATGAAGCTGATGTGAATAGGTTGTTCGAAGAAACCAAAAAAAATTTCGGAACCTTAGATATTTTGGTAAACAACGCGGTTTTTCAACAATTTTTACCTATCGAACAAGTATCGGCAGAAGCTTTCCATCAGCATTTCAATGTCAATGTTTTGGGTTCTGTATTGACTATCCAAGCATCTTTAAAGCTGTTTGGAGATAAAGGTGGCAATATCATTAATATCAGTTCGGGTGCAAGCAAATCGCCAATGGCGGGAGTATCGTTATATTCTTCAACAAAAGCAGCATTAGATGCAATAACGATTTCTTTGTCGAAAGAACTGGGTCCAAAAAATGTTCGTATTAATTCTATTTTGCCAGGCGCTACAGAAACAGAAGGTGCCGTAAGTGCTGGTGTTACCAAAGGCAGTGATTATGAAAAAATGTTTGTTGCCAATACACCACTTGGCCGCAGAGGCCAGCCGGAAGATATTGCGAAAGCTGCGGTATTTCTTGCTTCTGATGATGCAGCATGGATTACAGGAGAGCAAATTAGCGTTTCTGGTGGTATGTTTGGTTTTTAA
- a CDS encoding Crp/Fnr family transcriptional regulator, whose amino-acid sequence MSDFPVFFDYIEKISGKLLSEDDKRLLMAYFKPKKLRKRQYFLQEGDVCKYIGFIVKGSARTFAVDDKGNEHVLKLSVENWWLADFESFFLLTPSRFNIEALEPLEILQSTNAEIEQFLKHIPAFSAMTNVINQNYAIAAQKRMLASNSYTAEERYEELIRSYPHFLQRFPQNMIASYLGLSPETLSRIKKNFLK is encoded by the coding sequence ATGTCTGATTTTCCAGTGTTTTTCGATTACATAGAAAAAATATCGGGCAAATTGCTTTCAGAAGACGACAAGCGTTTGTTGATGGCATATTTCAAACCTAAAAAACTTCGAAAAAGACAATATTTTTTACAGGAAGGAGATGTATGCAAATACATTGGGTTTATTGTGAAAGGATCTGCCAGAACCTTTGCGGTAGATGATAAGGGAAATGAACACGTACTGAAGCTATCTGTGGAAAATTGGTGGCTGGCCGATTTTGAAAGTTTTTTTCTGTTGACCCCAAGCCGTTTTAATATTGAAGCACTGGAGCCACTTGAGATACTACAGTCAACCAATGCTGAAATTGAACAGTTTCTAAAGCATATTCCCGCCTTTTCAGCGATGACGAATGTAATCAATCAAAATTACGCTATTGCAGCTCAAAAAAGAATGCTGGCCTCAAATAGCTATACAGCTGAAGAACGTTATGAAGAACTGATCAGAAGTTATCCTCATTTCCTACAACGGTTTCCACAGAACATGATTGCTTCATATCTGGGTTTATCGCCAGAAACTTTGAGCAGGATAAAGAAAAACTTTTTAAAATAA
- a CDS encoding NADP-dependent oxidoreductase produces MKAYIINKYTKDGLQLADVPTPRVGDNDVLVEVHSASLNLLDSKIKKGEFKLLLPYKFPLILGHDVAGIITQVGKNVTRFKVGDEIYSRVSDFHIGTFAEYISINENDVALKPRNLTMEEAASIPLVALTAWQALVENANLKKGQKVFIQAGSGGVGTIAIQLAKYLGATVATTASAKSFEILKNLGANVLIDYKTQDFETMLKNYDIVLNSQDNKTLEKSINILKPEGKVISISGPPTPEFANEIGLPWYLKIVLSLLSLSIRRKAKKHNVDFFFLFMKASGSQLEKITKLIEADVIKPVIDKIYSYEQTNDALKYVESGRAKGKVVIKMK; encoded by the coding sequence ATGAAAGCATACATCATAAACAAATACACCAAAGATGGTCTTCAGCTTGCAGATGTTCCGACCCCAAGAGTTGGTGACAATGACGTTTTGGTAGAAGTTCATTCAGCGAGTTTAAATCTTTTGGATTCTAAAATCAAAAAGGGAGAGTTCAAATTGTTGTTACCATACAAGTTTCCATTGATTTTGGGGCATGATGTTGCAGGAATAATTACACAGGTTGGAAAAAATGTGACGAGATTTAAAGTTGGTGATGAGATTTATTCGAGAGTATCAGATTTTCACATCGGAACTTTTGCTGAATATATTTCCATTAACGAAAATGATGTAGCGCTCAAACCAAGAAACCTAACGATGGAAGAGGCAGCCTCTATTCCATTGGTGGCATTGACTGCCTGGCAAGCATTGGTTGAAAATGCGAATTTGAAGAAAGGACAGAAAGTGTTCATCCAGGCAGGATCAGGTGGTGTGGGAACCATAGCGATTCAATTGGCAAAATATTTGGGAGCTACTGTCGCAACTACCGCAAGTGCAAAAAGTTTCGAGATATTGAAGAATTTAGGGGCAAATGTTCTGATTGACTACAAAACACAGGATTTTGAAACAATGCTTAAAAATTACGATATTGTACTCAACAGTCAGGATAATAAAACATTAGAAAAATCAATCAACATATTAAAACCAGAAGGTAAGGTCATTTCCATTTCTGGTCCGCCAACGCCGGAGTTTGCAAACGAAATTGGATTGCCTTGGTATTTGAAGATTGTATTATCATTACTTAGTTTAAGCATCAGAAGAAAAGCGAAAAAACATAATGTAGATTTCTTTTTTCTCTTTATGAAAGCGAGTGGAAGTCAACTTGAGAAAATAACCAAGTTAATTGAAGCTGATGTTATCAAACCCGTAATTGACAAGATTTACTCTTATGAACAGACCAATGACGCTTTGAAATATGTTGAAAGTGGACGCGCAAAAGGAAAGGTTGTAATAAAAATGAAATGA
- a CDS encoding pyocin knob domain-containing protein produces MDVKYAYYNTSKGYKVTGGTAAQFLKADGSLDNNSYVNRSGDLMSGTLTFNHATNSTIKKDLSTITTGTGFARDILQLAGSNGVVDTVGWFGNVDAEGTVKVTYGYLGTTAYNTTKALLWTPDQRVGIGLGGASLPLDGYRLHVSGNSYTSGNIGVAGVINSTAGELQVQRQGVNRIRTGSAFTLISGDGTSGIVYLRPQGDSTSAGQVVINANNTQFVDAYNLLFGSQTAAGSAIFHTNLANTTHGYGLWLGHNLQFNGTDFVQPRGSLNSWGLTVNNHKNFSFNYGSATGTNGEIPALTEVVKINNTGRITTLNDGTSADWISAYNTGFLYKGVLGPTVDLNSITSTGWWVQTGNANATSANNYPAALAGQLRVYYTSTHIVQEYTTYANNNDVYRRYYFSGTWYPWTKDWDSNDFSAANINNWNTAFNWGNHANAGYLSNAVLSNYYTKSESLDVFIRKNGVETISDTKTFTHSPVIPNGTLGTHAVNINQIALNASSENEGGQQLTISGNNSVNLTNFFVTSRDGSRNADDIAPNSTPKRVRFDFAKSNSAGLGASGNYAGIMTYTPWDGTTASTGDSSYQLAFANQTGINGSGIPMLKIRKGIDGNWTTSWYKFWTEADFTETNIQQWNYMAQYGLQLNTDFTVNTGSGLVISDNHLNSAESGIVDIHQKRFLATKRNEYYSYGSEYDGFGGLNFHMESSRFGMGREANDSDKLAVKGSIKASENFKSEDENPDTMFIPNGRTATLKDEIVNDQSDPKDYAIRLDPHEYEFSSSNLSIDDRNRLIHIIGEQVKMVVNFKEIYPKQQIVIYNFDNGGGTMGVDVYGKRIYNISPGCFLRLYVTKSKRVIAEQEQNCKFIW; encoded by the coding sequence ATGGATGTAAAATACGCATATTATAACACCTCTAAAGGCTATAAAGTAACGGGCGGCACAGCTGCCCAGTTTTTAAAGGCGGATGGTTCTCTGGATAATAATTCCTATGTTAATAGATCGGGAGACCTGATGAGCGGTACCCTTACGTTTAATCATGCTACAAACAGTACAATAAAAAAAGATTTATCTACGATAACGACAGGAACCGGATTTGCAAGAGATATTTTACAGTTGGCAGGTTCTAATGGCGTAGTTGATACTGTTGGGTGGTTTGGCAATGTAGATGCAGAAGGTACTGTAAAAGTGACATATGGTTATTTAGGTACAACTGCTTACAATACTACTAAGGCGCTCCTGTGGACACCAGATCAGAGAGTAGGAATCGGATTAGGAGGAGCCTCATTACCACTCGATGGATATAGGCTTCATGTTTCCGGGAATAGTTATACATCTGGAAATATAGGAGTTGCGGGAGTTATTAACAGTACAGCGGGTGAACTTCAGGTTCAAAGACAGGGAGTAAACAGAATCAGAACAGGTTCAGCATTTACATTAATTTCAGGGGATGGAACTTCGGGAATTGTTTATTTGAGACCTCAGGGAGATTCAACAAGTGCAGGCCAGGTAGTTATCAATGCTAATAATACTCAGTTTGTAGATGCTTATAATTTGTTATTTGGCAGCCAAACGGCAGCAGGATCAGCTATTTTCCATACTAATCTGGCGAATACAACACATGGTTATGGGCTGTGGTTAGGCCACAATTTACAATTTAATGGTACTGATTTTGTCCAACCAAGGGGATCATTAAATTCATGGGGACTTACAGTGAATAACCATAAAAATTTTTCATTTAATTATGGGAGTGCTACTGGTACAAATGGGGAAATTCCTGCATTAACTGAGGTTGTAAAAATTAATAATACAGGTAGAATTACAACACTAAATGATGGAACTTCTGCTGACTGGATATCTGCTTATAATACAGGTTTTCTTTACAAGGGTGTTTTAGGTCCTACAGTAGATTTAAATAGCATTACTTCTACAGGATGGTGGGTTCAGACAGGAAATGCAAATGCAACTTCTGCCAATAATTACCCCGCGGCCTTAGCAGGACAATTAAGAGTTTACTATACTTCAACCCATATAGTTCAGGAGTATACTACTTATGCTAATAACAATGATGTTTACAGGAGATACTATTTTAGTGGAACCTGGTATCCCTGGACAAAAGATTGGGATTCAAATGATTTTTCTGCGGCCAATATAAACAACTGGAATACCGCATTCAATTGGGGAAATCATGCCAATGCAGGATATCTTTCGAATGCTGTATTATCTAATTACTACACAAAAAGTGAATCTTTAGATGTATTCATTAGAAAAAATGGAGTTGAGACAATAAGCGATACAAAGACATTTACCCATAGTCCTGTTATTCCCAATGGAACGTTAGGAACACACGCTGTAAACATTAATCAAATTGCATTAAATGCTAGTTCTGAAAATGAAGGAGGACAGCAATTAACTATTAGTGGCAATAATTCTGTCAATCTTACCAACTTTTTTGTAACATCAAGAGACGGATCAAGAAATGCAGACGATATTGCACCCAATTCTACGCCTAAAAGAGTCAGATTTGATTTTGCTAAATCTAACAGTGCCGGCCTGGGAGCGTCTGGAAATTATGCAGGTATCATGACCTATACTCCCTGGGATGGTACAACCGCCTCTACAGGAGATTCGTCTTATCAGTTGGCATTTGCCAATCAGACTGGTATTAATGGTTCCGGTATTCCGATGCTGAAAATTAGAAAAGGAATTGATGGAAATTGGACTACTTCCTGGTATAAATTCTGGACAGAGGCAGATTTTACTGAAACAAATATTCAGCAATGGAATTATATGGCTCAGTACGGGTTACAGCTAAACACGGACTTCACAGTAAATACCGGATCAGGTTTAGTGATTTCAGATAACCATCTGAATAGTGCTGAATCAGGTATTGTAGATATTCATCAGAAAAGATTTTTAGCAACGAAACGAAATGAATATTATTCTTATGGTTCTGAGTATGATGGGTTTGGAGGTTTAAATTTTCATATGGAGTCCAGTCGCTTCGGAATGGGAAGAGAAGCCAATGATAGTGATAAGTTAGCTGTAAAAGGCTCCATAAAAGCCAGTGAAAACTTTAAATCTGAAGATGAAAACCCAGATACAATGTTTATTCCTAATGGTAGAACAGCTACTCTCAAAGATGAAATTGTTAATGATCAATCTGATCCTAAGGATTACGCCATTAGATTAGATCCACATGAATATGAGTTCTCTTCTAGCAATCTTAGCATAGATGATAGAAACAGGCTTATCCATATTATTGGAGAACAGGTTAAAATGGTGGTCAATTTCAAAGAAATCTATCCAAAACAGCAGATTGTTATTTATAACTTTGACAATGGTGGAGGTACGATGGGAGTTGATGTATATGGCAAAAGAATCTATAATATCAGCCCGGGCTGTTTCCTTAGATTATATGTAACAAAATCAAAAAGAGTGATTGCAGAACAAGAACAGAACTGTAAGTTTATTTGGTAA